The DNA region GAGAAGTACATCCACGCTCGCTATCAGTTCTGAACCGAGAAGGCATTTCGACGGCAGGCTACGCTAGCAAGTCCTGGGATGACCTGCCAGTGCGGCCCGATATCGTTATCACCGTGTGTGCAAGCGCGGCAGGTGAGGAATGTCCGGCGTATCTTGGGAACGTTATGCGCGCCCACTGGGGCGTGGAAGACCCTGCGCATGTCACCGGCACAGACAGCGAGATTGATGCGGCCTTTGAGACTGCTTATCGCATACTTAGAGCGCGCATCGAGGCCTTCCTCGCTTTGCCATTAAGCAAACTGCAGTCAGATCCCTTGGAACTGAAAAGAGCGCTCGACCAGATCAGTTCTATCACTCCGTCCGTGTAGCTTGCACAGCTATAAACACTTCTGCCCCGCCGTCACACGACGGCGTTTTTCTATTCCCGAAACATTGAGGTTCCACTGTGGTCGTCGCACTACTTATATTCCTGCTCACCATTGTGCTGGTCATCTGGCAACCACGCGGGCTCAATATCGGCTGGAGTGCCACGCTAGGCGCCGGGCTCGCACTGGCCTTCGGCGCCGTCAGCTTCGGTGACATCCCGGTGGTGTGGGGTATCGTCTGGAACGCCACCGCCGCCTTCATTGCCATCATCATCATCAGCCTGTTGCTCGATGAAGCAGGCTTTTTTGAATGGGCGGCCCTGCACGTCGGGCGTTGGGGCGGCGGACGCGGCCGGCTGCTGTTTGCACTAATCATCTTGCTGGGCGCGGCCGTTTCGGCCTTCTTCGCCAATGACGGGGCCGCCCTCATCCTGACGCCCATCGTGATGGCCATGCTGCTCGCGCTCGGTTTCACACCGGCGGCCACACTGGCTTTTGTCATGGCGGCTGGCTTTATCGCGGATACGGCAAGCCTTCCCTTCATCGTGTCGAATCTGGTCAACATCGTCTCGGCTGACTTCTTCGATATCAGCTTCGCGCGATACGCTGCAGTCATGGTGCCGGTCAACTTCATCTCCGTTGCGGTGACCTTGGTGGTGCTTCTGATCTACTTTCGAAAAAGTATCCCGGTGAATTACGATGCCAGCCAACTGAAAGCACCTGCTGACGCTATTCGCGACCCGGCCACATTCCGGGCGGGCTGGTATGTGCTCATTCTGCTGCTAGTCAGCTTCTTCCTCTTGGAAGGCTTCGGCATTCCGGTCAGCGCCCTTGCTGCATCGGGTGCGGCCATTCTGCTGCTGGTTGCGGGTCGCGGTCACGTAATAAGCATCCGC from Pollutimonas thiosulfatoxidans includes:
- a CDS encoding arsenate reductase ArsC encodes the protein MNVLFLCTGNSCRSILAEATFNHLAPSGWKAVSAGSRPTGEVHPRSLSVLNREGISTAGYASKSWDDLPVRPDIVITVCASAAGEECPAYLGNVMRAHWGVEDPAHVTGTDSEIDAAFETAYRILRARIEAFLALPLSKLQSDPLELKRALDQISSITPSV
- a CDS encoding arsenic transporter, which translates into the protein MVVALLIFLLTIVLVIWQPRGLNIGWSATLGAGLALAFGAVSFGDIPVVWGIVWNATAAFIAIIIISLLLDEAGFFEWAALHVGRWGGGRGRLLFALIILLGAAVSAFFANDGAALILTPIVMAMLLALGFTPAATLAFVMAAGFIADTASLPFIVSNLVNIVSADFFDISFARYAAVMVPVNFISVAVTLVVLLIYFRKSIPVNYDASQLKAPADAIRDPATFRAGWYVLILLLVSFFLLEGFGIPVSALAASGAAILLLVAGRGHVISIRKVVREAPWPIVVFSLGMYLVVYGLRNAGLTDMIAGWLDAMANQGLWVATLGTGLLTALLSSIMNNMPTVLVGALSIDASQATGSIREAMIYANIIGSDLGPKITPIGSLATLLWLHVLARKGVDITWGYYFKVGIVLTLPVLLFTLAALVVRLSAF